A window of the Streptomyces sp. JB150 genome harbors these coding sequences:
- a CDS encoding FG-GAP-like repeat-containing protein: MTKRSTFRRAGLAVVLAATGAAVVPAAQASAAGPTAAVERRDDFNGDGYADLAVAAPDATVDGKTKAGFVAVVYGGASGLNTATRQVFTQNAAGIPDDAEVNDRFGAAVTTADLDGDGYTDLVVGVPGEDTVPGVDSGAVQVVWGGAQGLSGGATVATGDSAYDAVGDRGRLAAGDFDGDGVTELATVDDNWKLLQTEGPFRRDGSAGGGQRFVTDDSDPRYLDMAAGDVDGDGILDLVATAHHGDEYDARHIKVWKGTPDGLAAPEVVLNTRGHALQGGESLDLGDVNGDGIDDVVVGRPVDGYDSDVDLPLANGGMVTFVPGTANGPDGTKAQSLNQDSAGVPGAAEADDAFGSDVSVADVNGDGYADVSAGVFGEDYDGLTHAGSVVVLRGGAGGLTGSGAVSYSQDTDGVPGAAESGDQFGRATRLLDANGDGRAELAVGAPGENTGSGSVWVFRSTSAGVTPTGSVTFGHGTLGTVAANAGLGSGFAH; encoded by the coding sequence ATGACCAAGCGCAGCACGTTCCGGCGCGCCGGACTCGCCGTCGTCCTGGCGGCGACCGGTGCGGCCGTCGTCCCCGCGGCCCAGGCCTCGGCCGCCGGGCCCACCGCCGCCGTCGAGCGGAGGGACGACTTCAACGGGGACGGCTACGCCGACCTCGCGGTGGCGGCGCCGGACGCGACCGTCGACGGGAAGACGAAGGCGGGTTTCGTGGCCGTGGTGTACGGCGGCGCGAGCGGGCTGAACACGGCGACCAGGCAGGTCTTCACCCAGAACGCCGCGGGCATCCCGGACGACGCCGAGGTGAACGACCGGTTCGGCGCCGCGGTGACCACGGCGGACCTCGACGGGGACGGGTACACCGACCTGGTCGTCGGCGTGCCCGGCGAGGACACCGTCCCGGGCGTCGACTCGGGGGCGGTGCAGGTCGTCTGGGGCGGCGCGCAGGGCCTGTCCGGCGGCGCCACGGTGGCGACCGGCGACTCGGCGTACGACGCGGTGGGCGACCGGGGCCGCCTGGCCGCCGGGGACTTCGACGGCGACGGCGTGACCGAGCTGGCGACCGTCGACGACAACTGGAAGCTGCTGCAGACCGAGGGCCCGTTCCGGCGGGACGGCTCGGCGGGCGGCGGGCAGCGGTTCGTCACGGACGACTCCGACCCCCGCTACCTGGACATGGCGGCGGGCGACGTCGACGGCGACGGCATCCTCGACCTGGTGGCGACCGCTCACCACGGCGACGAGTACGACGCCCGGCACATCAAGGTGTGGAAGGGCACCCCGGACGGGCTCGCCGCACCCGAGGTCGTGCTGAACACGCGGGGCCACGCGCTGCAGGGCGGGGAGTCCCTGGACCTGGGTGACGTCAACGGCGACGGCATCGACGACGTGGTCGTCGGCCGCCCGGTCGACGGCTACGACAGCGATGTCGACCTGCCGCTTGCCAACGGCGGCATGGTCACCTTCGTGCCGGGCACCGCGAACGGCCCCGACGGCACCAAGGCGCAGAGCCTCAACCAGGACAGCGCCGGCGTCCCCGGCGCCGCCGAGGCCGACGACGCCTTCGGCAGCGACGTCTCGGTCGCCGACGTCAACGGCGACGGCTACGCGGACGTCTCGGCGGGCGTCTTCGGCGAGGACTACGACGGTCTCACCCATGCGGGTTCCGTGGTCGTGCTGCGCGGCGGCGCGGGCGGCCTGACCGGCAGCGGTGCCGTGTCGTACAGCCAGGACACCGACGGCGTGCCGGGCGCCGCGGAGAGCGGTGACCAGTTCGGCCGGGCCACCCGCCTGCTCGACGCCAACGGTGACGGCCGCGCCGAACTGGCCGTGGGCGCGCCGGGCGAGAACACCGGCTCCGGTTCGGTGTGGGTCTTCCGGTCCACCTCCGCCGGGGTCACCCCGACCGGTTCGGTCACCTTCGGGCACGGCACCCTGGGCACGGTGGCCGCCAACGCCGGGCTGGGTTCCGGCTTCGCCCACTGA
- a CDS encoding FG-GAP-like repeat-containing protein — protein MTSPSLRRGPRSQRGRLAVASGVALLAGALAVPAAHAAPAEATATPSAERLHDDFNGDGFPDLAIGAPDSTVGTQAEAGAISVLYGASSGLSTSRKQVLTWADRPASPVRARYGSALHSADLDRDGYADLLSRVEGAPGSAYGGEALVVNWGGPRGLTAAPTVLRDVPADFVGRYTTGDFDGDRNPDIVTEGNGEPGSVGDGTVLRGPFTRDGANAAEASFPFVPGDPYHFSEGFAAGDVTGDGIADLAVNIHSIDGDSGTGAIALLAGGPSGFTHKGVLKDAQGRIVRGDDMEIGDLNRDGYGEIVVGHFVDGTDYDVDLPVKGGALIVTYGGPNGVSTTRKPVYLNQDTPGVPGVGEWRDGMGTALSIADTDGDGYQDVVTGLPGEDFDGLTDAGSVLVLRGSANGLTGTGAKVFSQNTAGVPGTAEKGDRFGAETALSDPDRNKRHSLVAAAPAENAGNGSVWHVPATSTGITASGSLTFGGATLGAPSAGARFGASLAE, from the coding sequence ATGACGTCCCCTTCCCTCCGCCGCGGCCCGCGCTCGCAGCGCGGGCGGCTGGCCGTCGCGAGCGGCGTGGCGCTCCTCGCGGGTGCCCTGGCGGTGCCCGCGGCCCACGCCGCGCCCGCCGAGGCCACCGCCACCCCGAGCGCCGAGCGGCTGCACGACGACTTCAACGGCGACGGCTTCCCCGACCTGGCGATCGGCGCCCCCGACAGCACGGTGGGCACCCAGGCCGAGGCCGGCGCGATCAGTGTGCTCTACGGCGCGTCGAGCGGCCTGTCGACCTCCCGCAAGCAGGTGCTGACCTGGGCGGACCGTCCGGCGTCGCCGGTGCGGGCGCGCTACGGCTCCGCGCTGCACAGCGCCGACCTGGACCGGGACGGCTACGCCGACCTGCTCTCGCGCGTGGAAGGCGCGCCCGGCAGCGCGTACGGCGGGGAGGCGCTGGTGGTCAACTGGGGCGGCCCCCGGGGCCTCACGGCCGCGCCGACCGTGCTGAGGGACGTACCGGCGGACTTCGTCGGCCGCTACACGACCGGGGACTTCGACGGGGACAGGAACCCCGACATCGTCACGGAGGGCAACGGCGAACCCGGCTCCGTGGGCGACGGCACGGTGCTGCGCGGCCCGTTCACCCGGGACGGCGCGAACGCCGCCGAGGCGAGCTTCCCGTTCGTTCCGGGAGACCCGTACCACTTCAGTGAGGGCTTCGCCGCCGGGGACGTCACCGGGGACGGCATCGCCGACCTGGCCGTGAACATCCACTCCATCGACGGCGACAGCGGCACGGGCGCCATCGCCCTGCTGGCCGGCGGCCCCTCCGGCTTCACCCACAAGGGCGTGCTCAAGGACGCCCAGGGCCGGATCGTCCGCGGTGACGACATGGAGATCGGCGACCTGAACCGGGACGGCTACGGCGAGATCGTCGTCGGCCACTTCGTCGACGGCACCGACTACGACGTGGACCTGCCGGTCAAGGGCGGCGCCCTCATCGTCACGTACGGCGGCCCGAACGGCGTGTCCACCACCCGCAAGCCGGTGTACCTCAACCAGGACACGCCCGGCGTGCCCGGCGTGGGGGAGTGGCGCGACGGCATGGGCACGGCCCTGTCCATCGCCGACACCGACGGGGACGGCTACCAGGACGTCGTCACCGGCCTGCCCGGCGAGGACTTCGACGGGCTGACCGACGCGGGCAGCGTCCTGGTGCTGCGCGGCAGCGCGAACGGCCTGACCGGCACCGGGGCCAAGGTGTTCAGCCAGAACACCGCCGGGGTGCCCGGCACCGCCGAGAAGGGCGACCGGTTCGGCGCGGAGACCGCCCTGTCCGACCCGGACCGCAACAAGCGGCACAGCCTGGTGGCCGCCGCCCCGGCGGAGAACGCCGGCAACGGTTCGGTCTGGCACGTCCCCGCCACCTCCACCGGCATCACCGCCAGCGGATCCCTCACCTTCGGCGGGGCCACGCTGGGCGCGCCGTCGGCCGGGGCCCGCTTCGGCGCGTCGCTGGCGGAGTGA